In the Silvanigrella aquatica genome, TTATGGAAAAAAGTAACAAAAATAAATTTATTATTTTACCTACAAAAGTTGTTGCTGAAAACTTTTCTGTCGCAGGAAGAAAAGACGATCACCTCCTTATGAAAAGTTTTAATAGCTTTCTAAAAGGTTGGAAAGACTCGGGTGAATATGACAAGGTTAAAAAATCCTTCTTTGTTGATCAAATTTGGCGATCGCAAGTTGTTTCAAATTAAATTAAAATGGACGAAAATTGTAATTATCAATTTAGGCCTGCTTGGTGGCTAAAAAATAAACATTTACAAACGTTATACCCTGTTTTTTTTTCAAATAAAAATAAAATAAACTTAATTAGTGAAACATTGATTTTACCTGATGGTGATACTCTTTTATTAGATTGGAGCGAGAATAAAAATCAAACGGATAAACCACTTTTAGTTTTGCTCCATGGCCTTGAAGGCTCCTCTTCTTCTCCCTATATTCAAAGATTGATGAAGCAGGCTTTGAATTTAGATTTTAGATCAGTTTGTATGCATTTTAGAGGATGTGGCGGCGTAATAAATCAACAGGTTAAATCTTATCATGCAGGAGAGACGGAAGATTTTAAATTTTTTTTAAAATATTTAGCGCAAAAAAGTAATTTTAATTTTGTATATGCTGTTGGATTTTCTTTAGGTGGAAATGTTCTTTTAAAATACTTAGGTGAAAATCCAAGCTCTACTTTTATTAAATCGGCGGTTGCCGTTTCTGTTCCTTTTGAACTAGCAGATTCCGCAGAAAGTATGAATAAAGGCGTATCAAAGCTATACCAATGGTGGTTATTGCGTTGTTTAAAAGAAAGTCTCATTGAAAAAGGAAATTTAGAAAAAATAGGAATCAGTAAAGCTGAATTATTAGGCATGAAAAATTTTTGGGAATTTGATGATAAAGTAACAGCTAAAATCAATGGATTTATTAATGTGCATGATTATTATAAAAAATCCAGTTCAAGACAATTTCTTAACAATATAACAACTCCAACACTTATAATTCATTCTTGTGATGATCCTTTTATGTCTCCGTCCTGCATTCCAAAGCCAGAGGAAATTTCAAGACAAGTGCAATTAGAACTCAATTCAAATGGGGGGCATATTGGATTTATTTCAGGCAAAATACCTTTTTTCCCTGAATATTGGCTCGAAAACAGAATTATGAAATATTTTTTAAAGTAAAATTAAAATTTTGTTTTATAAAAATTTTTTAGATATTTATGTATGAAATATCTAAAAAATAATGGCCTCTGATTTCTACTTTTAGAAGTTGACAAGCTATGTTATTGAAGTTATTTTTTTTTAAAATTTGATTAATATTTTACTTTAATCAAATTGCTATAAAAATATTTTAAATAATAAGCGGTGGGGTTACTTGCTTTGTTAATATTCATTGTAGGATTTTTTTGTGCATTCCTTCTTTTGGGTGTTATAGGAATTTTTTATCAAAACAATGATCAAGAAAAAAAAGAAAGTAAAGAGGGTGAGGTTCATAAAAAAAATGAAGCCAACCCGGATCTGCCTATTCAAAATAAAAAATCTGTTTGCGAATATGATCAGATTCAGAGTAAATTCGCTATTATCAGAGCTGATTGGACAAAAGATTTAACTGAAATTAAAAATGCTCTCAATGAATTAAGTCAATTATGTGACGAGAAAAATAAAATTGTTAAGAATTTAAAAGATAATTTGAATCAAGTGTATTTAAATATGGAAGAATCTATTCATGAATACAAAAAAACAAAAGCGGAAATTTATCAAGAAAAATATACAAATTTAGCAATTGAAAAAGACAAGATTATTGCAAAAATTCATGATATAGAGAGCGATTTATCCGAACAAAATAATTTAATTTGCAGCTACTATGAAAAAAAAGATCAACTACAAAAAAATCTTGAACATTTAAAATATCAAGAACAAGAAACAATTTTAAATATCAAATCATTAAAAAAGATTGAATATTTAGAAGCAAAAATTGCTGCCGCAAATGAACAAAAAATTGAATGTCTTGATTTTGCTAATGATAGCAGTCATAAAATAAAAGCTTCTTTAAATTCTATTCAAACTCAAGAGCAATCATTAGAAGACGAATTATTGCAGTATGGTCTAAATAAAAAATATAAAGAAAATTTTAATATGAATGTAAAAATGGAAGAGCTATGGGAAGAAAATAAAAGTTCTGATGTAGAAAACTCTCAAAATAAAATTCAAAATGAAAATTTAAAAATAAAGAAACAGGATTCGAGTACAATTAATAACCTTTTTTCATGAGGTGATAATTTATGATAACTCAGGAGGAGTTAAATATGAGAAATTATGTTGTTGTGATTGATAGATCCGGTTCTATGTCAGATTCTGTAAGTAGTTCAAACTTTATGTCACGTTGGAATTATGCTAAGGAATCTGTTCTTGCTCTTGCTAGAAAATGTACTGAATTAGATCCTGATGGGATTGATGTTTATACATTTAATAGAACATTTCAAAAGTTTTCTAATACAACTCATGAAAAAGTGGCAGAAATATTTAAAAATGTTTCTCCTAATGGTGGTACAGACTTTGTTCCTGTATTAACGGACGTGATTCAAAATCATTTTGAACATTCTGATAGACCCACATCTGTCATTGTGATTACCGATGGTGAGCCTACTGATGGGGTTCAAGGTCAGCGCAATTTAGCAAATCTTCTTGTGAATACGACAAAAAAAATGGAAAGTGACAATGAATTTGGGATCTCTTTTATTCAAATAGGAGATGACAAATCCGCCCGTGATTTTTTGAAAAAACTTGATGATGAGCTCGTTTCTGTGGGAGCGAAGTTTGATATCTGTGATACAAAAACCTGCGATGAAATGGAAAATATGTCATTAGATCAGGTTTTACTTGATATTATAAATGATTAACTTATTTTTCACCCCTTAAAGGAACAAGAAATCGAAAAATTTTTGTCCAAAATCCGACTTAAAATTTGAAACTTATTTCCGAAGAGTAAATATTGCTTTAAATCATCATATTTGAGCATAGATTTCAGTTTAGGGGTGATAAAGTTTATGATGTACAAATCTGAGACTTTTATTTCAATGCCTACAAGTGGTTGGGAAGTAAATGTAAAGCCTGTATCTCCTGGCGAAATTCTGCAAGAAGAGTTTTTAAAACCCTTTAGAATGAGTCAATCTCAATTGGCAAAAATACTAAGTTGTGACGTTAAAACAATAAATAAAATATGTAATGGACGTTCTTCTATTACTGCTCGTACGGCACTTGGGTTTGCAAAGGTTTTTGGAACTTCCCCCGAATTTTGGTTGCAGTTACAAATTGCAACAGATTTATGGGCGGAAAGAAATCGGGAAGAAAAAATCGCTTAAGTGTGAATTCATTTAAATGTCTAAGTTCAATTTGTCTTTCATCCAAATTAAATATTTTAAATAGTTATCATTTTTTAATAACTTAATATAACGAAAAATCACGTCCTGTATGAACTTGCAATTTCGTTTTAGGTGAACTACTTATATAGAGATGTATATCACCATCGTGGAGCGTGCCCAAAAATGAGGCTTCAAGTCAATCCCCATTCCTCAACCCCAATTTATGCGCAAATTGTGGAACAAATGAGAAATCAAATCCTTTCTGGCGGGATAGGAGCTGGTACGGCATTGCCCTCTGTTCGAGAAATTTCAGAAATGATCGAAGTAAATTCCCTGACAATTCAAAAAGCTCTCAAAATTCTTGAAGTTGAAAAATTTATCATCATCCGCAGGGGAGTTGGCGCCTTTGTTTCAGAAAATATTGTTTCGTTAACACAAATTCAAAAAGAAGAGCTTATTAAACCGGGTTTAACTAATGTGATAACTCATGCTCATGAACTTGGTATTAATAAACAAAGATTTCATGATTTAGTTGAGGAATGTTGGGGTGAAAAAGAACAATGATTGAAGTCAAAAATTTGGTACTTTTTGGCAAAAATGAAAGCTTAAGATTAAAAATTCCGGAGTTAAAATTTCATTCTCCAGGGATTACCGCATTAATTGGCCATAATGGCGCAGGAAAATCATCATTACTTCGTATTGCGGCAGGAATTGAAAAACCAAGTATAGGAGAGGTTTTTTTTAGCGATAAAGAAATTTATAATCACTATGAAGAGATGAAAGAAAAAATTCATCTTCTTTCCTGGGGGCTAGAACTTTATCGCAATTTAAGTGCAAATGATCATCTCAAATTATTTCGTAATGTCTGTAAAAATTGGAATTATTCTATTGAAAATGAATTATTAAAAGATTTAGCAATTCCGACTCATAAAAAAGTAGAAAGAATGTCTCGTGGAGAACAGGTTCGTTTAAGGCTTTTATTGAGTTTACCTCGTTCGCCTCGTGTCATTTTACTTGATGAAGTTACAAATGATTTAGATACGGATTCCAGGCGCGCTATTTTTAAAAAGCTTGACTCTTATTCATTTGAAACCGATGCTCAAGTTGTTGTTGCGACAAATATGATTGAAGATATTGAGCGTTATGCGACGGACATTATTTTGTTACAAAAAGGTGAAGTGATTTTACAAAGTTCTTTAGATAGTATTAAAGAGAAATATAATTCGAGTTTCGAAGAAATTGTAAGAATTTATGAGAGGAAGGAAGCTGTTGTGTGATCTCCATATTCATTTTTCTACTAAAACAATATTGGTCATTTATTTTAATTTGTATCTTAGGAACTGTTGCAGGCGTTTATTTTGGAGGTCTTTGGACATTCCTTCCTTTTATATTTCTTATTCTCTTTTTTTATGAATGGAATATCGCTCCTAGAAAAGAAAAAACTTGGTATTTTTTTGATTCGCTACCACTTTCTTTTTTCAAACGCTATTTTTTAAGAGTACTTACGCCCTTTATTTTTAGTTTTATAATTATATTTGTGCTAACTTATTTTCAAAAAGAAAATGAACACGATATAATAAAAAGTTTATCAGATGGTTTAAGGATTTCTTCACTGTTTATTTTAAGTTCTATTTTAGCTCAAAGTATGTCAGGATTTCTAGCCTGGACAATTATTTCGTATTTTGTGTGTTATCTTTTTTCAGCGGCCTCATTTTATGAAGTAGCCACTGTTATTTATTGCTTAGCTTTGAGTTATTATTATCTTTCAGGTAAAAGAGTTTCTAAGTTTAAATCAGTATATTTACCTATATTAATTTGTATATTAGTATTATCTTTGGGAAGTAGCTATAAATTAAAAGTATATGAGTATTCTTTATTTATTCCAATTCATCAGTTGCAAATTAAAGCATCGCAAAGTCTTATAGAAAATAGGGCTTTTTTAGGAAAAAATTTAGTTGTCGATTGGAATGAGGGAGCAGATCCCAATTCTGCTCCTGTAAAGGTTCTTGTTCCTTCCATTTATAATGACAAATTGTTGACTAAAATAGAATCTATTGTTTTATCTGAATCCACTTGTTCTGTAACGTGCAATCAATTGGCTGATTTGGTTTCAAACTTTCCAAAAAACTGGAATCAAGAGCGTCTTGAGAAATATTTAAATTCTAATAATGAAGTGGAGCAAACATATGCTCTTGAAATATTAGATGGCGCTTTGCAGCCCCTATTTTATAAACGTGTTATCCAGCTTGTCAAAAGTCAAAATTCAGAAGTTAGTGCGCTTGCCATTTCACTTCTCCGCAAATGGGGTGATGACAATACTTCTGCCACAACTTTTAATAACGTTTTTTGACGATTCAATTTTTTTTAATTAAAAATATAATATTATTTGATGAGGTAAAAATTTTGGGAATTCGATAAATATGTTAAAGTATTTTTCTTTTATTCTTTTAATAATAGATTTATCGATTTGTGCAAAAGAGCTTGGTATTAATATTTGTGTCAATGATATTCAGAAAATATCTCAGATATTAGTAGTGAATAATAAAATTACAGGCTCCGAAATTGATGTTCTTAATTTAGCAGTAAAAAAATTAAAAGGTAAATTAAACATTAAATTAAATATCGAATTAACTCCTTGGACACGTTGTATATATATGGCTGAAAAAGGGGAAGTGGATGTTGTTTTAAATGTTTCCTATAATGAAGAAAGAGCTCAGTATTTAGATTATCGGCCCGATGCAGATCCTTATGAAAAATATTCTTGTACATCTAAATATTTATTGACTTGCACGGGTTATGCAGTTGTTGCACTAAATTCAAATCTTTATGAATACGATGGAAATCCCAAACTTCTTCCAAATCCTGTTCGTGTTTCAAGAGGTTATTCCATAGTCTCCGAGTTACAAAAATTATCCCAAATGATTTAGAAATAAGCAAAGATGATATGCTAAATGTAAAAAAATTAGTCCGAGATGAGTTAAAAAATCCTGTTGTTTTTTCATCATCATACCTTAATATATTAAAGTACGACAAAGAATTACTCAAAAAATTAAAATTAAATAAAAAATGTTTGTTATGAAATCATATTATTTAGCTTTTTCAAAAAAGAAATCATTTCAAAATGAAGATAAGCTCATGTTATGGCGTGAAATTGGCGTAATTGCTAACAATAGACAACTCAATAGCAAAATTGAGTCAAAATATTTCATATTTAACTAAACATATAATCATATTTTTTGACGATTCAATTTTTCTTTACTCAAAAATATAATACTATGTTATGAGATATAAACCATGGGAATTTAATAAATATGTTAAAGTATCTTTTTGTTATTTTTTCAATAATTAATTTATCAATTTATGCAAAAGATCTTAATATAAGTGTTTGCGTAAATGATATTCAGCAAATTCCGCAAATATTATTAGCAAATAATAAAATAGTGGGTTCTGAAATTGACATTTTGAATTTAGCTGTAAAAAAATTAAAAGGGAAATTGAATATAAAATTTAATATTGAAATGATTCCATGGATTCGTTGCATATATATGGCTGAAAAAGGGGAAGTAGATGCTGTTTTAAATGCATCTTATAATAATGAAAGAGCTCAGTTTTTAGATTATCCACCTGATGCGAGCTCCATAGAAACTAGTCCGTGCTCATCTAAATATTTATTGACTTGTGCAGGTTATGCTGTTGTTACCTTAAATTCAGATCCTTATGAATATGATGGAAATCCAAAAAATATTCCAAAGCCTGTTCGTGCGTCAAGAGGATATTCCATAGTCGAAGAATTGCAAAAAATAATACCAAATGATTTGGAAATTGATAAAGATGATATGACAAATGTAAAAAAATTAGCTTTGAATCAGAAAGGAAGTGCTGTTGTATTTTCATCTTACTTTAATAAATTAAAACATGATAAAGAGTTGCTAAAAAAAGTAAAATTAAATAAAAAAATGTATGTTATGAAATCATATTATTTGGCTTTTTCAAAAAAGAAATCATTTCAAAATGAAGATAAGCTCATGTTATGGCGTGAAATTGGTGCTATTGCAAACGATAAAAAATTAAATAGTAAAATTGAGTCAAAATATTTAATGTTTAAGTAATTTAATGATTTTCAAGAAAAATAAAAAATAAGTCATGTCAAATTTTCATACATTTAATTTTCTATAAATATTGATAAAATATACTTATTAATATCAATATTTGGAGGATATTGTATGGAAATAATAGAAGATCCCACCGAGAGAATAAAAGAAAATATAACTCATGAAGCAGTTCATAAATCTAATGAAAAAAATATAATGCTCTATGCCATCACATCTGCTTTTTATGCGATTCTTACGGCAACTACAGGGTTATTGGCAGGATATTATTCAAATGAAGCTATGATTGAACAAATAAAAGCATCAGATCAATGGGCATATTATCAATCAAAGAGTATTAAAATGAATATTGCAGAATCAAAATTAGAAATATTGAAGTCTTTAAAATTGAAAACTGATGAAAGTACTTTACATAAAGTAGAAAATTATAAATTAGAATTAGCATCTATTTCTAGTGATGCTAAAGAAAAAGAAAGCAATTCAAAATTATTTTTAAAAAAGCATGTGCAATTTGCTAAGAGTGTTACTTTATTTCAGGTTGCAATAGGAATGACCGCATTTGCCATACTTACTAGAAAAAGAATTTTTTGGTACATTAGTATGGCATTTGCTTTTGGTGGATTGTATTTTTTTGGATTAGGTTTATTCTAAATTTTATAATTTATAATTTGATATTATTTAGGAGTTTTTCATGGAGAAAAAAAATTCCATCTCAATTGCGACAGCACAATTTGCCGCATTTGCCGGTAATTTTGGTCATAATATGAAAGAGATGGAAAGCTTACTGGAAAAAGCAAAAGCGAAAAATGCACGGCTTGTTGTTTTTCCTGAGCTGAGTCTTTCTGGATATGATGAATTTTTAGTCTCAGAAGGACGCTGCACTATTGATATTACGAGTAAGGCTCTTAATTATTTTAAAAACTCTTGTAAAAAGTATGAAATATACGCTGTTATTGGAGTTTGTTTACAAAAAAATTATGGATTTTCAAATAGCGCATTGGTTATTAATAATGAAGGTGAAATTATTGGAATTTATAATAAACACTATTTAGATAGCTATGAGAAAGAGTTATTTATTTCGGGTGATAGTGGATTTTTATTTGAAATTGAAGGTTGGAAATTTTCTCTCGCAATTTCTTCTGATGCCTTTTATCCTGAACACGCAAAAACTATGGCGAAGGGAGGTGCGGAGGTCTATCTCATCTTAGGTTCATTTATCAATGGAGGCCTGAACCACAGGCGTTCCCTTGAGTTTCCTGCGCGTGCTTTAGAAAATGAAATTTATGTAGTCGTTTCAAATTATATTGGCTCCCACGGAGACATGGACTTCTGCGGGAGGAGCTCTATTTATGCGCCAAATGGAGATCTTTTATTTGAAGCTACTGCCGATCAAAAAGAAATCATTGTTTCATTATTGGAGGAAAGAGAATTCATAAAACAAAAAGGATCTGTCCAAAACGTGGAAGAGCAAATGGAAGTGATTAAGTTCTAAAAAATATATCATAAAAATAAAAATACTATTTGTGTATTTACAATTAAATTCAAATATGTTAACTCCTAAGAAAGCTTGCAGTCTGCAAGAATTTATATAAATAAAACCATAAAATAAAATACTACAGTTTCATTTTTAATGTTTAAATTACGAGTAAAAACTAAATGAAAAATGAATTTCTTATTAAATTATTTTACTTTTTTATACTTGTGCATACCAATTCATTTGCCTTTAATATAGTAAATATCGAAAAACTAAGTGAAATATATTCTGGAAATATTGATGAACAAGCTAAAAAAATTGAAGAAATTGAAAAAAAACTAAAAAAAGCTAAAGGAATATTAATTTCAAATTTCGATCATGATGGGAGAATTCAAAGATATAAGGACAGCCAATCAGGGGTGATTTATATTGAGAGAAAATTTTCTAATTCGTCCAATCTTACCGTACTTGGAGTCGATGATAATCCTTGGAAAGAATATTTTGCATACAAATTCAGTAAAGAAATAGGACTCAACATAGTTCCTCCCACATTTATATTTCGGGATGCTGAAAATAAAGATGTTTTTTATATGCGGCAATTATATATTCAAAATGCTAGAAATTTAAAAAAATTAAGGGTAAAAATTCAAGATATAAAAGTTCAATCACCCCTGAATATATTTGATAAATTAGTAGGTTCTAAAACAAGAATGGGAAATCATTTGCTTCTTTTTCCTGATGGCTCTGTATGTACAGTAGGTCATGAATATTTATTTTCGGAATCGATTAATATTTTTGATGATAATAATGAAATAAAATCTTTTTTTTATGATATAAATATTTATAAAAAAATGAAAGCAACAAATTGGGATCGATGGTTAGAAATAAACTTCCCAAAAATTTCAAATTATGAAAAAATGAAAAAAATATTTTTAGAAAATTTAAAAAAATTAATTTTTAAAGTAGATATTATTATTGGAGAAAATGGGGAGAGTGTATTTTTTGATTCTGCACAAAAAATACACTCTAGTAATTTATCGGAAAATAAAAAAATTTTTGATGCTGATAAAATTGTAATTAAAGATCCTAATCAATGCTGTGATAGTATTGAAAAACTATATGATAGACTAAAAAAAGAGAATAGTGTAACAAGATCTTCAATTGAAAAATTCTTATCCCAGATGACGGGCTCTTTCTTAACTGAAATGGGAAATGCAAACCTTATTTATCATCATAAAGATGATAATTCTCAAATTGAATATCTAGAAAAAAAGTTTTTTTCAAATGATCGTTATGAAAATTTAGAAAAAGCAAGACGAGAATATTTTGCTTATCAGCTTGATCGTGAATTAGGATTAAATATTGTACCGCCTACGGTATATATTCAAGAAAGCACAAATAAAGATAATTATATTGTGAAGCAATTTTTTATTACAAATACCATTTCTCCTGAGGGTAAAAATGCAGACAAAAGATATCATTTGAATGGAACGCCTATTCCACTTTTTGATAAGTTACTAGGCGCGCGTGATAGACATTTTAATAACTACTTGATTTCAAGTGATGGGAATGTTGTTGCTATTGATCACGAGCACTTATTTTCTGAGGATCATCCCCGTTTTCAAAATGAAATGGAAATAAAAGCATTTTTTTATGATAAAAAAATTTATGATAGATTTCTTGAAATAAATTGGGAAGAGTGGGCTAATAAAAATTTTCCTTATGAATTTGATTATGTCGAGAAAGTAAGAAGTTTTTTGGAAAATATGCAAAAATTAAAATTGAGAATGAAGAATTTGATAGAAAAATATGGTGAGGAAGAATTTTTTAAATCTGCAGATAAAATAAGACAAAGTTCAATGACTATGAAAAAATCATTATTTATCTCCGAAAGAAATATAGCTTCTCAGGCGAGTAGTCCTAAAAAGGAAAAAAATTATCCTAAAATCAGACTCCCCCTTGCTGATTATTGTTTAAGCAAATGACGGCAATAATTTTACAAATATTGGTAGATGTGTTTTAAGGAATTCAAATTGAATTTAAAATTTCTAAAAATATTTTTTATATTACTTTATTTATCGCATCTTATTTTAGCATGTAATAAATATTCAAATATTAAAGATGATGAAAATTTTATTAATTTAAGTGCTACTGCCTCCTCTACTTGTAATCTGAGTGAAATTGATTTTAATGAAATGAATAAATTTGTAAAAGATAATATTACAGAAGAAAATTATCAAAAATACATTTTGAGACTCGATAAGTTAATTGAGTCTTTAGAGTTACAAAATTTATTAAATCGAAATTTTGATGAAATAAAATTTAATATACAAAATTATGAAGATATAGGAAATTTTTTGTCTATTATTTCAATTGTTCTTAATGAAATTAGAAGAAAATCCAAAAATATTAGTGAAATTTATGAAAATATTTATAAATTAGAGCATTTTGAAACTGAGCTTAATAAGACTCATGAATTCATATTTAATTACTTGCGTCATAGTGAAAAAATTGTCCCCTCTCTTGAAAATATTAAAGAACAAGATAAAAATATTACTCATTTTTTTATGGCGCAAGAGTATGCCAAAAAATCTATCGCAATGTTTCGGAAATATGAGTTATTTATAAATAAAATAAAGTCAAAAAATAACTCGTTAACAAGTGATCATATTCCCTTGCTATATGGAGTAGATGAAAACTCAAAAACAATTTCTTTTGTCAAAATAACTCATAATGAATCAGTAAATGAAGACATCATAAAAGTGACATTGAGTGAAAAAGAATTTCATAATTTTTATGAGTTTAAAAATTTTTTTCATGGTTTATCTCAAAAAAAATTAGCGACAGCAAATCAGATGCATACTATGGAAGAATATGAAGCGAATATTTCAAAGGCATTTGCAATTCAGGCTTTATTTCATTATCTAAATTCGGGAGAAATAGGGGAAATATCATCGACTTTGGGTAGAATATTATATGCTCATACGTATTTAAATTTAAGTCAAATAGGACTTGATCTTTTGTCTGATAGCCTTAAAATTTCAAAAATAATTAAGTTATTAAACAGC is a window encoding:
- a CDS encoding DUF4337 domain-containing protein, whose amino-acid sequence is MEIIEDPTERIKENITHEAVHKSNEKNIMLYAITSAFYAILTATTGLLAGYYSNEAMIEQIKASDQWAYYQSKSIKMNIAESKLEILKSLKLKTDESTLHKVENYKLELASISSDAKEKESNSKLFLKKHVQFAKSVTLFQVAIGMTAFAILTRKRIFWYISMAFAFGGLYFFGLGLF
- a CDS encoding transporter substrate-binding domain-containing protein, with product MLKYLFVIFSIINLSIYAKDLNISVCVNDIQQIPQILLANNKIVGSEIDILNLAVKKLKGKLNIKFNIEMIPWIRCIYMAEKGEVDAVLNASYNNERAQFLDYPPDASSIETSPCSSKYLLTCAGYAVVTLNSDPYEYDGNPKNIPKPVRASRGYSIVEELQKIIPNDLEIDKDDMTNVKKLALNQKGSAVVFSSYFNKLKHDKELLKKVKLNKKMYVMKSYYLAFSKKKSFQNEDKLMLWREIGAIANDKKLNSKIESKYLMFK
- a CDS encoding VWA domain-containing protein; this translates as MRNYVVVIDRSGSMSDSVSSSNFMSRWNYAKESVLALARKCTELDPDGIDVYTFNRTFQKFSNTTHEKVAEIFKNVSPNGGTDFVPVLTDVIQNHFEHSDRPTSVIVITDGEPTDGVQGQRNLANLLVNTTKKMESDNEFGISFIQIGDDKSARDFLKKLDDELVSVGAKFDICDTKTCDEMENMSLDQVLLDIIND
- a CDS encoding ATP-binding cassette domain-containing protein — protein: MIEVKNLVLFGKNESLRLKIPELKFHSPGITALIGHNGAGKSSLLRIAAGIEKPSIGEVFFSDKEIYNHYEEMKEKIHLLSWGLELYRNLSANDHLKLFRNVCKNWNYSIENELLKDLAIPTHKKVERMSRGEQVRLRLLLSLPRSPRVILLDEVTNDLDTDSRRAIFKKLDSYSFETDAQVVVATNMIEDIERYATDIILLQKGEVILQSSLDSIKEKYNSSFEEIVRIYERKEAVV
- a CDS encoding HigA family addiction module antitoxin; amino-acid sequence: MMYKSETFISMPTSGWEVNVKPVSPGEILQEEFLKPFRMSQSQLAKILSCDVKTINKICNGRSSITARTALGFAKVFGTSPEFWLQLQIATDLWAERNREEKIA
- a CDS encoding hydrolase; the encoded protein is MDENCNYQFRPAWWLKNKHLQTLYPVFFSNKNKINLISETLILPDGDTLLLDWSENKNQTDKPLLVLLHGLEGSSSSPYIQRLMKQALNLDFRSVCMHFRGCGGVINQQVKSYHAGETEDFKFFLKYLAQKSNFNFVYAVGFSLGGNVLLKYLGENPSSTFIKSAVAVSVPFELADSAESMNKGVSKLYQWWLLRCLKESLIEKGNLEKIGISKAELLGMKNFWEFDDKVTAKINGFINVHDYYKKSSSRQFLNNITTPTLIIHSCDDPFMSPSCIPKPEEISRQVQLELNSNGGHIGFISGKIPFFPEYWLENRIMKYFLK
- a CDS encoding carbon-nitrogen hydrolase family protein gives rise to the protein MEKKNSISIATAQFAAFAGNFGHNMKEMESLLEKAKAKNARLVVFPELSLSGYDEFLVSEGRCTIDITSKALNYFKNSCKKYEIYAVIGVCLQKNYGFSNSALVINNEGEIIGIYNKHYLDSYEKELFISGDSGFLFEIEGWKFSLAISSDAFYPEHAKTMAKGGAEVYLILGSFINGGLNHRRSLEFPARALENEIYVVVSNYIGSHGDMDFCGRSSIYAPNGDLLFEATADQKEIIVSLLEEREFIKQKGSVQNVEEQMEVIKF
- a CDS encoding transporter substrate-binding domain-containing protein; its protein translation is MLKYFSFILLIIDLSICAKELGINICVNDIQKISQILVVNNKITGSEIDVLNLAVKKLKGKLNIKLNIELTPWTRCIYMAEKGEVDVVLNVSYNEERAQYLDYRPDADPYEKYSCTSKYLLTCTGYAVVALNSNLYEYDGNPKLLPNPVRVSRGYSIVSELQKLSQMI
- a CDS encoding GntR family transcriptional regulator, with amino-acid sequence MRLQVNPHSSTPIYAQIVEQMRNQILSGGIGAGTALPSVREISEMIEVNSLTIQKALKILEVEKFIIIRRGVGAFVSENIVSLTQIQKEELIKPGLTNVITHAHELGINKQRFHDLVEECWGEKEQ